The Apium graveolens cultivar Ventura chromosome 6, ASM990537v1, whole genome shotgun sequence genome contains a region encoding:
- the LOC141667173 gene encoding pentatricopeptide repeat-containing protein At1g51965, mitochondrial — translation MRQRHQYLHHLRRGYATKYSGRIIKETSTGRLAVAVDSPTFQTDSRGYALPRRDLICKSIRILQSRHPTSDPFLDLSEYFKTLNLTLTTSEASEILKSLSSATLALQFFHFCPLTIPKFKHDVFTYNRILLILSKSSSEDRFGCVKQIVDEMERCGVRGAISTVNILIGMFGGIEELERCLGLVRKWELRMNGYTYKCLLQAYLRCKDSERALQVYGEMRGRGYVLDIFAYNMLLDSLAKDGKVDEARKVFTDMKRKHCEPDEYTYTIMIRMTGRLGKPDESLAIFQDMLSNGCSPNLIAYNTMIQVLSRSRMVDKTIFLFSKMMENDCRPNEFTYSLILNLLVSEGQLARLDEVVELSRKYMNKSQYAYLVRTLSKLGHANEAHRMFCNMWNFHDYGDRDAYLAMLESLCNAEKITEALELLSKIPEKGLSADTYMHNVVLSALGKSKQVSHLHDLYETMKRDGPLPDIFTYNILIASFGRARKVDEAVKVFEELENSNCRPDIISYNSLINCLGKNGDVDEAHMRFREMQEKGFSPDVVTYSTLIECFGKSNKVEMACRLLDEMLAEGCCPNIVTYNILLDCLEKCGRTAEAVDLYARLKQQGLTPDSITYAVLERLQSASHRTVRIRRQNPVTGWIVSPLR, via the exons ATGCGGCAGCGCCACCAGTATCTCCACCACCTCCGCCGCGGCTACGCCACAAAATACAGCGGCCGAATCATAAAAGAAACCTCAACCGGCCGTCTCGCCGTCGCCGTCGACTCTCCCACCTTTCAAACCGACTCTCGCGGCTACGCTCTCCCACGCCGTGACCTAATTTGCAAATCAATACGCATCCTCCAATCACGTCACCCAACCTCCGACCCTTTCCTCGACCTCTCCGAGTATTTCAAAACCCTAAACCTAACCCTAACCACCTCCGAAGCCTCCGAGATTCTCAAATCTCTCTCCTCCGCAACTCTCGCTCTCCAATTCTTCCATTTCTGCCCCTTGACTATCCCCAAATTCAAGCACGACGTGTTCACTTATAACCGAATACTGTTAATTTTGTCGAAATCGAGTTCCGAGGATCGGTTCGGGTGCGTAAAACAGATTGTGGATGAGATGGAGAGGTGCGGTGTTCGCGGCGCGATATCGACCGTTAATATTTTGATTGGGATGTTTGGAGGGATTGAGGAGCTGGAGAGGTGTTTGGGATTGGTGAGGAAGTGGGAGTTGAGGATGAATGGATATACTTATAAGTGTCTTTTGCAGGCGTATTTGAGGTGTAAGGATTCCGAGAGAGCTTTACAGGTTTATGGAGAAATGAGAGGCCGGGGTTATGTGTTGGATATTTTTGCGTATAATATGTTGCTTGATTCTCTTGCTAAAGATGGGAAG GTTGACGAGGCTCGTAAGGTTTTTACAGATATGAAGCGGAAGCACTGCGAGCCTGATGAGTATACATACACAATAATGATTAGAATGACAGGAAGGTTAGGGAAGCCTGATGAGTCGCTTGCAATTTTTCAGGACATGCTATCGAATGGTTGTTCTCCCAATTTAATTGCGTACAATACTATGATACAGGTGCTATCTAGGAGCAGGATGGTCGACAAGACAATCTTTCTCTTCTCTAAGATGATGGAAAATGATTGTCGTCCTAATGAATTCACATACAGTCTTATTTTGAATCTTTTAGTTTCGGAAGGACAGCTTGCTAGACTTGATGAGGTAGTAGAATTGTCAAGGAAATACATGAATAAGTCGCAATATGCTTATCTTGTGAGGACATTGAGTAAGTTGGGCCATGCGAATGAGGCTCATcgtatgttctgcaatatgtgGAATTTTCATGACTATGGAGATAGGGATGCCTACTTGGCCATGCTGGAGAGTTTATGCAATGCAGAAAAGATCACTGAGGCTTTAGAGTTGCTAAGTAAGATACCTGAAAAGGGATTAAGTGCGGATACATATATGCATAATGTAGTGTTATCTGCTCTTGGAAAATCAAAGCAGGTATCTCATCTTCATGATCTATATGAAACAATGAAAAGAGACGGTCCTTTACCGGACATATTTACTTATAACATCTTGATAGCTAGCTTTGGTAGAGCTAGAAAAGTTGACGAGGCAGTTAAAGTTTTTGAAGAACTTGAGAACAGTAATTGTCGGCCTGATATCATCTCTTACAATTCATTAATCAATTGCCTAGGAAAGAATGGTGATGTTGATGAAGCACATATGAGGTTCAGAGAGATGCAAGAGAAGGGTTTCAGTCCTGATGTTGTCACGTACAGCACGCTGATAGAGTGTTTTGGAAAGTCTAATAAAGTTGAAATGGCTTGTAGGTTGTTAGATGAGATGCTTGCTGAAGGTTGTTGCCCCAATATTGTGACATACAATATCTTATTAGACTGTCTCGAAAAGTGTGGTAGGACTGCTGAGGCAGTGGATCTATATGCGAGACTTAAACAGCAAGGGCTAACTCCAGATTCAATCACATATGCTGTTCTTGAACGGTTGCAAAGTGCTTCACATAGGACTGTTAGAATCCGGAGACAGAACCCAGTAACTGGTTGGATAGTAAGTCCTTTGAGGTGA